The Sinomicrobium kalidii genome contains a region encoding:
- a CDS encoding siderophore-interacting protein, with product MADKKNDVLRAVLHVKRKEYITPHYIRVVLTGDHIEQFADTTVGVNNKILVPPKGVDKIHFPEFDEVKNEWIQPPEHLRPVIRTYTHRGIDVENREMIVDFVYHGDHSPASGWAGRAKEGDQLGVLMKAGKRTLYPEADWYLLAGDATAIPVLGAILESLPSTARVTAVLEVHGEEDEQQLYTEAQLDICWLHNPSPEEGSKLADAVKQVQLPEEGTRFGYVAAEFSSVKEIRQYLRKELGWTAGELYAYSYWKAGMAEDQSAADRRKEKQRA from the coding sequence ATGGCTGATAAAAAGAATGATGTGCTAAGAGCAGTACTTCACGTAAAGCGAAAGGAATATATAACCCCGCATTATATCCGGGTAGTTCTGACAGGAGATCACATAGAACAATTTGCAGATACTACCGTAGGTGTGAATAACAAGATATTGGTTCCGCCGAAGGGTGTAGACAAAATCCATTTTCCGGAATTCGATGAAGTAAAAAACGAATGGATACAACCTCCGGAGCACCTTCGCCCGGTGATACGTACCTATACGCACCGGGGTATTGATGTGGAAAACAGGGAGATGATCGTCGACTTTGTTTATCACGGTGATCACAGTCCCGCGTCAGGATGGGCAGGACGGGCAAAAGAAGGGGACCAGCTCGGTGTATTGATGAAAGCGGGGAAGAGAACCCTGTACCCTGAGGCCGACTGGTACCTGCTGGCCGGAGATGCCACGGCAATTCCCGTTTTGGGGGCTATTCTGGAAAGTTTGCCTTCAACTGCCCGTGTAACGGCTGTTTTAGAGGTTCACGGAGAAGAAGACGAACAGCAACTGTACACGGAAGCACAGCTCGATATATGCTGGTTACACAACCCTTCCCCGGAGGAAGGCAGTAAACTGGCGGATGCTGTCAAACAGGTGCAGCTACCCGAAGAGGGGACCCGGTTCGGGTATGTAGCCGCCGAATTTTCAAGTGTGAAAGAAATCCGGCAGTACCTGCGTAAAGAACTGGGGTGGACCGCCGGGGAACTTTATGCCTATTCCTACTGGAAAGCGGGAATGGCGGAAGATCAATCCGCTGCCGACCGGCGAAAGGAAAAACAGCGTGCATAG
- a CDS encoding HAD family hydrolase, whose amino-acid sequence MTYKILFTDIDGTLLNAERDLSALTVNEIKRIKNDIPVILVSARMPKQMYHLQEKLDVSRSPLVCYNGALVLVDEQSIHSTEIPLDTVKHIVNYNENNPEGKFHISLFNTNSWYVESYDRWAKREENNTRISPEIKPNRAVVDEWEPLQKGAHKITCMGDAHLIEKAYRNFSKHLGDGLHLYRSKDTYIEIASKEVSKLTGIQKLLAHYNLSLEQAIAFGDNYNDTEMIAAVGHGVAVANARDEVKAVADALTAHHKEDGVAKYIQKVF is encoded by the coding sequence ATGACATACAAAATACTTTTCACCGATATAGACGGTACTTTACTCAATGCCGAAAGGGACTTGTCTGCCCTCACTGTAAACGAAATAAAAAGGATAAAAAACGATATCCCTGTAATACTGGTTTCCGCAAGGATGCCCAAACAAATGTACCATCTGCAGGAAAAACTGGATGTTTCCCGATCCCCCCTGGTATGTTATAACGGCGCCCTTGTACTGGTGGATGAGCAGTCCATACATTCCACCGAAATCCCCCTGGATACCGTAAAACACATTGTCAACTACAACGAGAACAATCCCGAAGGGAAATTTCATATCAGCCTGTTCAACACCAATTCGTGGTATGTGGAATCTTATGACCGCTGGGCGAAAAGGGAAGAGAACAATACCAGGATAAGCCCTGAAATAAAACCCAACCGGGCTGTTGTAGACGAATGGGAACCCCTGCAAAAAGGAGCGCATAAAATTACCTGTATGGGTGATGCGCACCTTATTGAAAAAGCCTACCGGAATTTCAGCAAACACCTGGGCGATGGTCTTCACCTTTACCGTTCCAAAGACACCTATATTGAAATTGCCAGTAAGGAAGTTTCCAAACTTACCGGCATACAAAAACTGCTTGCCCACTACAACCTGTCACTGGAGCAGGCCATTGCGTTCGGCGACAATTATAACGACACCGAAATGATCGCCGCCGTAGGACACGGAGTTGCCGTAGCCAACGCCCGTGACGAAGTAAAAGCAGTGGCAGATGCCCTTACAGCCCATCACAAGGAAGACGGGGTAGCCAAATATATTCAAAAGGTATTTTAA
- a CDS encoding Arc family DNA-binding protein yields the protein MAKKKAFALRINEEMLKAIEKWAADEFRSTNGQIEWMLMQSLKQAKRAPKKKDDQ from the coding sequence ATGGCAAAGAAAAAAGCATTCGCACTGCGCATTAACGAAGAAATGCTCAAAGCTATCGAAAAGTGGGCCGCCGACGAGTTCCGCAGCACCAACGGCCAGATAGAGTGGATGCTTATGCAATCGTTAAAACAGGCCAAGCGGGCCCCGAAAAAAAAGGACGACCAATGA